In one window of Corynebacterium incognita DNA:
- the dusB gene encoding tRNA dihydrouridine synthase DusB: protein MSLRIGKINLESPVILAPMAGVTNVAFRTLCREQERALTGTVSGLYVCEMVTARALVERNEKTIHMTTFAPDEDPRSLQLYTVDPEYTYKAAKMIVDENLADHIDMNFGCPMPKVTRRGGGAALPYKRRLFGQIVDAAVRATEGTDIPVTVKMRIGIDDEHRTHLDAGRIAVDMGAQAVALHGRTAAQRYSGDADWTEIARLKEHLAESGVPVLGNGDIFKATDASDMMAQSGCDGVVVGRGCLGRPWLFAELSAQLRGEPIPEEPTLGEVTRIIYRHAELLASHDGEHHACRDIRKHMGWYLRGFPVGGEVRAQLARVESLAHLKEMLEPWADSTAKANDADGARGRQGSPAKVALPDGWLDDPEDDTVPVGAEIENSGG, encoded by the coding sequence GTGAGTCTGCGAATTGGAAAGATTAACCTCGAATCCCCCGTCATCCTGGCCCCGATGGCAGGGGTAACCAACGTGGCTTTCCGCACCCTGTGCCGCGAACAAGAGCGCGCGCTGACTGGCACCGTGTCGGGACTCTACGTCTGCGAAATGGTGACCGCGCGAGCACTCGTGGAGCGCAATGAGAAGACGATTCACATGACGACGTTCGCGCCCGACGAGGACCCGCGTTCCCTGCAGCTCTACACTGTGGATCCGGAATATACTTACAAAGCCGCGAAGATGATCGTGGACGAGAATTTAGCCGACCACATCGATATGAACTTCGGCTGCCCCATGCCCAAGGTCACCCGCCGAGGCGGCGGCGCTGCGCTCCCCTACAAGCGGCGGCTGTTCGGCCAGATTGTGGACGCCGCGGTGCGCGCCACGGAGGGCACGGACATCCCAGTAACGGTAAAGATGCGCATCGGCATCGACGATGAGCACCGCACGCATCTCGACGCCGGGCGGATCGCCGTGGACATGGGCGCCCAAGCCGTCGCATTGCACGGCCGCACCGCTGCGCAGCGTTACTCAGGCGATGCGGACTGGACAGAGATCGCCCGCCTCAAGGAGCACCTGGCGGAGTCGGGGGTACCTGTGTTGGGCAATGGAGATATTTTCAAAGCCACCGACGCCTCGGACATGATGGCGCAATCCGGGTGCGACGGCGTGGTCGTGGGGCGTGGCTGTCTGGGACGGCCATGGTTGTTCGCTGAGCTGTCCGCCCAGCTGCGCGGCGAGCCTATCCCGGAGGAACCGACGCTGGGAGAAGTTACTCGCATTATTTACCGCCATGCGGAGCTGCTGGCCTCGCATGATGGCGAGCACCACGCCTGTCGCGATATCCGCAAACATATGGGCTGGTACCTGCGCGGATTCCCCGTCGGCGGCGAGGTCCGCGCGCAGTTGGCACGGGTGGAATCGCTGGCGCACCTCAAGGAGATGCTGGAGCCGTGGGCGGATTCTACTGCTAAGGCTAACGACGCCGACGGGGCCCGCGGGCGCCAGGGTTCCCCGGCGAAGGTGGCGCTTCCCGACGGCTGGCTTGACGACCCCGAGGACGATACCGTGCCGGTCGGCGCGGAGATTGAAAATTCCGGCGGATAA